The following is a genomic window from Saprospiraceae bacterium.
TTAGATACTGTACAATTTGTACAAAAGGATGGTAATATAATGGGATTTTATTGGAAAGGAAGTACTTATTTCAGGTTTAATCGATATTATAAAAAACTCGACCCTAATGCTTCTGATTTTGCTACATTGTCAGGCAAATACAGCTCCGAAGAACTAAATTTTTCATTCAGAATAAAAAATAAAAGTAAACGTTAATGGTCATTAAAACCCATTTTCTTTCTCAATTACCCCCTTGAATATATGGGCAGCAACGTCTTTAAAATCAAAAACGAACCAATCATTTTAAGGTTCGGTAAAGATCATGTAATTGTTGGCAATGAATGGACTTCAAATTTGTTATTGAGAAAATAAGCGACATAAAGCGGATTTTCCACTTCAAGGCCATTTTATTAAAATACAACAACAAGTTTGTTAAGTCTTAATAGCCTTTATTTTGCTTCATATTTTTGTTGGCCTGCATTTCTGATAAAAGCAGAAACCACAAACGCGCTTTACAAATACGACTTACCTGCTGATGGTTGTGATTGGCATTTCCATATTATCAGCAAATCAGAAATCTTGCAACTTGTAGAAGATAATGCCAGCAAGCCAAAAACCGAAATACTTAAAAAAGAAGCCAAAAAAGTATTTGGCCTGCCCAATGTTACTGTTGAACTTACCTATAAACTCACAAGCATAACCCAAAAAGTCCAATGCGGGTGGAATAAAACACAAGATATGAAGGAAATCAATATTGTGAAGGTGGAGATTAAGTAATATTTTGATTTCGTAAGTGGTTATTTCTATTTTCCGATAGACACTTTTCGCTATTTTAGTTTCGTTCCGTTGGATTCCCCACACCGTACACCCTCGTCCATATTCGGACACTATATATCACATCATATTGCTTAAAGGGCTAAATATCAACTATATATATTTTTGGCATATGGTTGGTAATACACAAGTAATACCATAATGTACCATGATTGAATGTATCAATATATCAAAACAAGTAAGCAGCGGCTCACAAAAAGCCTATATTCTTCAAAATGTGAATCTAAAAATAGAAGAAGGAGAATTCGTTTCCATCATGGGACCATCCGGATCGGGAAAGTCCACATTGCTGCACATCCTCGGACTACTCGAAGACGCTACTTCAGGCAGCTATCGACTATTGGGTGAAGAAGCGTCCTCGCTATCTGAAAAAAAGAAAAATGAAATCCATCGGAATTTGATAGGTTTTGTTTTTCAAGCTTACCACCTTATAGATGAGCTGACCGTATATGAAAATATAGAGACACCATTACTTTACAAGAAGATAAGCGGCAGTGAGCGCAAATCTATTGTAGCTGATCTATTGGACAAGTTTCAGATGGTCGCCAAAAAAGACTTATTTCCTCATCAGTTGTCAGGTGGGCAGCAACAGTTAGTAGGCATAGCACGTGCATTGGCTATCAATCCCAAAGTCATCCTGGCAGACGAACCCACCGGCAACCTCCACTCGGTACAAGCAGAAGAAATCATGCATTTATTCAAACAATTGAATGAAAAAGACGGTGTAACCATCGTGCAAGTCACACATTCTGAATACAATGCATCATTTGGTCACAGAATTATCAAACTAAAAGACGGCTGGATATCATAATATGGAAATATCAAAAATCATAGCTTTATTATTAAAAGTAATACTAATTTTAGTACTAATATTTTCCAAAAAGGATGTTTTTGCACAACAATTATCTCTGAAAGATTGTGTCAGGCAAGCTATCGAAAATCATCCGGATGTCAAAGCAAGTTACCTGAATACAGGTATGGCAAAGGCAGGAGTCGATCAGGCTAAAAGTAATTTTCTACCTGAGTTATCTGCCAGCATTTTCCAATCCGGAAATTTCGGTAGGTCTATCGACAGGTTTACCAATGCTTATATCGACCAGTTTTACAACTCTACCTGGGCCGGTGTACGATTGAATGTGCCGATTTTTACATCCTTTAGAAATACAC
Proteins encoded in this region:
- a CDS encoding ABC transporter ATP-binding protein, with translation MIECINISKQVSSGSQKAYILQNVNLKIEEGEFVSIMGPSGSGKSTLLHILGLLEDATSGSYRLLGEEASSLSEKKKNEIHRNLIGFVFQAYHLIDELTVYENIETPLLYKKISGSERKSIVADLLDKFQMVAKKDLFPHQLSGGQQQLVGIARALAINPKVILADEPTGNLHSVQAEEIMHLFKQLNEKDGVTIVQVTHSEYNASFGHRIIKLKDGWIS